A region of Oceanicoccus sp. KOV_DT_Chl DNA encodes the following proteins:
- the cysK gene encoding cysteine synthase A, producing the protein MTAYDDNSLSIGQTPLVKINRIGNGNIYAKIESRNPANSVKCRIGANMIWQAEKEGALKPGMEIVEPTSGNTGIALCFVAASKGYSITLVMPHTMSLERRQLMKALGANIIITDAAKGMKLCIETAQSMVAQAPDKRWMPSQFDNPANPAIHERTTGPEIWEDTNGGIDILVSGVGTGGTLTGISRYIKNTKGKAITSVAVEPITTTMITAAKAGMEPSHAPHKIQGIGAGFVPANLDLSMVDEVAQVSDDDAIEYAHRLMKEEGILAGISSGAAMAVADRVCKQPENKDKIIVVILPDSAERYLSTALFAGQFSDNETVQ; encoded by the coding sequence ATGACTGCCTACGACGATAACAGCCTCAGTATCGGCCAGACCCCATTGGTCAAAATTAATCGCATTGGTAACGGTAATATCTACGCCAAAATCGAAAGCCGCAATCCCGCCAACTCGGTGAAATGCCGTATTGGCGCCAATATGATCTGGCAAGCTGAAAAAGAGGGCGCCTTAAAACCCGGCATGGAAATTGTTGAACCCACCAGCGGCAATACCGGTATCGCGCTGTGCTTTGTCGCCGCCAGCAAAGGCTACTCCATCACGCTGGTAATGCCCCATACCATGAGCCTCGAACGGCGCCAGTTAATGAAGGCGCTGGGTGCCAACATTATTATCACTGACGCCGCCAAGGGCATGAAATTATGTATAGAAACCGCTCAGTCGATGGTGGCGCAAGCACCGGACAAACGCTGGATGCCCAGCCAATTCGACAACCCCGCCAACCCCGCTATTCACGAGCGCACCACCGGCCCTGAAATCTGGGAAGACACTAACGGCGGCATCGATATACTGGTGAGCGGCGTCGGCACCGGCGGTACCCTCACCGGTATTTCCCGCTATATCAAAAACACCAAGGGCAAGGCAATCACTTCGGTCGCGGTAGAGCCCATCACCACCACCATGATTACCGCCGCCAAAGCCGGCATGGAACCCAGCCACGCGCCGCATAAAATTCAAGGCATTGGTGCCGGTTTTGTGCCCGCCAATTTAGACCTGTCGATGGTAGATGAAGTCGCGCAAGTGTCCGATGATGACGCCATCGAATACGCCCACCGCCTGATGAAAGAAGAAGGCATTTTGGCAGGGATTTCCAGTGGCGCCGCCATGGCAGTCGCTGACCGTGTCTGCAAACAGCCCGAAAACAAAGATAAAATCATCGTAGTTATTCTACCCGACTCCGCTGAACGCTACCTTTCAACCGCATTATTCGCCGGCCAATTCAGCGATAACGAAACCGTGCAATAG
- a CDS encoding DUF3570 domain-containing protein, which yields MVVTNCWKKCTAALLTLSLTGAAIAAVLPEERGDVMYHRYEGGGITIDGPSVLVRKNFKDTYSLSANYYVDKVSSASIDVVTSGASAYSEERTEYSFSGDYLYDRSLLSAGFTSSEENDYQAETFFVGVSQDMFGDLTTVSFGYARGNDTVEQTGNDDFQEEVDRQNYRLGISQILTPNLLMAVNYESITDEGFLNNPYRNYRYLVDPNDPALGYQQEQEVYPNTRTSDALALRFSYYLPYRAALKAEYRFFTDDWGIDADTFQLSYTHPFGQHWIVDVKYRFYQQGQADFYSDLFQTQSLDRKDYRARDKELSEFDSNMYSVGVSYQLPEFSSAIEKSKISLQWDYIQYEYNNFSDLQDINSVVGEEELYSFDADVIKLYFSIWY from the coding sequence GTGGTTGTAACTAACTGCTGGAAAAAATGTACTGCTGCACTGCTAACACTTAGCCTTACTGGCGCCGCAATCGCGGCGGTACTGCCTGAAGAACGCGGCGATGTGATGTATCACCGCTACGAAGGTGGTGGTATTACCATTGACGGTCCTTCGGTATTAGTCAGAAAAAACTTTAAAGATACTTATTCCCTCAGCGCCAACTACTATGTTGATAAAGTTAGCAGCGCGTCCATCGATGTAGTCACCAGTGGTGCCAGTGCTTATTCAGAAGAGCGCACCGAATATTCATTTAGCGGCGACTACCTTTATGACCGCAGCCTATTAAGTGCCGGCTTTACCAGCAGTGAAGAAAACGATTATCAAGCAGAAACATTTTTTGTTGGTGTCAGCCAGGATATGTTCGGCGACTTAACCACGGTCAGTTTTGGTTACGCGCGTGGCAACGACACAGTGGAACAAACCGGTAACGACGATTTTCAGGAAGAAGTTGATCGTCAAAATTATCGCTTAGGTATCAGCCAAATACTCACCCCCAACTTACTGATGGCGGTAAATTATGAATCGATTACCGATGAAGGTTTTCTCAACAACCCTTACCGCAATTACCGTTACTTAGTCGACCCCAACGACCCGGCACTCGGCTACCAGCAAGAGCAGGAAGTGTATCCCAATACCCGTACCAGCGACGCACTGGCGTTACGGTTTTCGTATTACCTACCCTACCGTGCTGCTCTCAAAGCCGAGTACCGATTTTTTACCGACGACTGGGGCATTGATGCCGACACATTCCAATTAAGTTACACCCACCCTTTTGGTCAGCATTGGATTGTGGATGTGAAATACCGTTTTTATCAACAGGGCCAAGCGGACTTTTACAGCGATTTATTTCAAACCCAATCACTGGATAGAAAAGATTACCGCGCGAGAGATAAAGAACTCAGTGAGTTTGACAGCAACATGTACAGCGTTGGTGTGAGTTATCAGCTGCCTGAGTTCAGTTCAGCTATCGAGAAAAGTAAAATTTCTTTACAGTGGGATTATATTCAATACGAGTATAATAATTTTTCTGATCTACAAGATATCAACAGCGTAGTCGGTGAAGAAGAGCTTTACAGTTTTGATGCTGATGTTATCAAATTGTATTTTAGTATTTGGTACTGA
- a CDS encoding TlpA disulfide reductase family protein: MKTFKQIFIGCLLSVLTLPTLADLAPNFTLKSNQGNNVRLSELRGQVVLINFWASWCGPCRQEMPELEALHQKYQRLGFTVLGVNVEENSTEADKIVADRGITFPVLYDTKNEVSKLYKVSAMPSTIIVDRSGNQRTVHLGYKPGYEDKYEADIKKLIRE; encoded by the coding sequence ATGAAAACATTTAAGCAAATTTTTATCGGCTGCCTACTCAGCGTACTGACTCTACCCACACTGGCAGACCTCGCCCCCAATTTTACGCTGAAAAGTAATCAGGGCAATAATGTTCGACTTAGCGAACTGCGCGGCCAAGTGGTATTAATTAATTTTTGGGCATCCTGGTGCGGCCCCTGCCGTCAGGAAATGCCAGAACTGGAAGCACTGCATCAAAAATACCAACGCCTCGGTTTTACCGTGCTGGGAGTTAATGTTGAAGAAAACTCAACCGAGGCAGATAAAATTGTCGCCGATCGCGGTATCACCTTCCCTGTGCTGTATGACACCAAAAATGAAGTCAGCAAGCTTTATAAAGTCAGCGCCATGCCATCTACGATCATTGTTGACCGCAGCGGTAACCAGCGCACTGTTCACCTCGGCTATAAGCCGGGCTATGAAGACAAATACGAAGCCGACATTAAAAAATTAATCCGGGAATAG
- a CDS encoding FAD:protein FMN transferase, with translation MGRISKRLWLLVVISFSSAVNAEWVQRTEAIMGTEVAVELWADTGAGGEQAIEAVMVEMRRIDALMSPYKESSELARLNKLAADKPVNVSTELFSLIEKALWYSRISDGAFDITFASAGQLYDYRAGQRPDEKTLQQAAALIDFNGVLLDQKNVTVSFSHPGMRIDLGGIAKGHAVDRGIAILQQQGIQAAVVSAGGDSRMLGDRGDRPWVIGIKHPRAANEQAVKIPLSNTALSTSGDYERFYIEDGVRYHHILDPRSGKSVEAIQSVSILAPLAVDSDALSTTVFVLGIEKGLALVNRLPGIDAIIIDGSGKLHYSKELLMSGGE, from the coding sequence GTGGGGCGGATAAGTAAGCGCTTATGGTTGTTGGTTGTAATCTCATTCAGTAGTGCAGTGAATGCGGAATGGGTACAGCGCACAGAAGCCATTATGGGTACCGAGGTCGCGGTGGAGTTATGGGCGGACACCGGTGCTGGCGGTGAGCAGGCCATCGAAGCGGTGATGGTGGAAATGCGGCGCATTGATGCGTTGATGAGCCCGTACAAAGAAAGCAGTGAGCTGGCCCGCTTAAATAAGCTGGCGGCTGATAAACCGGTGAACGTTTCAACGGAATTATTTTCCCTGATCGAAAAAGCGCTGTGGTATTCACGCATCAGTGACGGCGCGTTTGATATCACTTTTGCTTCTGCTGGGCAGCTTTACGATTACCGAGCCGGGCAGCGTCCTGATGAAAAAACCTTGCAGCAAGCAGCGGCGTTGATTGATTTTAACGGGGTGTTACTTGATCAAAAAAATGTAACGGTTAGTTTTTCTCACCCCGGTATGCGTATCGATTTAGGCGGGATTGCCAAGGGTCATGCGGTTGATCGCGGCATCGCTATTTTGCAACAACAAGGTATTCAGGCGGCGGTAGTGTCGGCGGGGGGAGATAGCCGCATGTTGGGTGATCGCGGTGATCGGCCCTGGGTGATCGGCATTAAACACCCGCGCGCAGCCAATGAGCAGGCGGTCAAAATCCCCTTGTCGAATACTGCTTTATCAACCTCTGGTGATTATGAGCGTTTTTATATTGAGGACGGTGTGCGTTATCACCATATTCTTGACCCGCGTTCTGGCAAGTCTGTTGAGGCGATACAAAGTGTTTCTATACTGGCGCCATTGGCGGTGGATAGTGATGCGCTATCAACAACAGTGTTTGTATTGGGTATTGAAAAAGGTTTGGCCTTGGTGAATCGCCTGCCGGGGATTGATGCGATTATTATTGATGGTAGTGGCAAGTTGCATTATTCGAAGGAGTTGTTGATGTCGGGGGGCGAGTAG
- a CDS encoding DUF4266 domain-containing protein: MRLLKLFIVPLISVLTGCAIEPWVQPYERDKMADPIMSFERDPVAASYTHHVYQAREGARGAEGGGGGGCGCN, encoded by the coding sequence ATGCGCCTGCTCAAATTATTTATAGTACCGCTGATTAGCGTACTGACCGGTTGCGCCATCGAACCCTGGGTACAACCCTATGAGCGCGACAAAATGGCCGACCCCATCATGAGTTTTGAACGCGACCCGGTAGCAGCTAGCTATACCCATCACGTGTATCAGGCCCGGGAAGGTGCCCGCGGTGCAGAAGGCGGCGGCGGAGGTGGTTGTGGTTGTAACTAA
- a CDS encoding general secretion pathway protein GspF — MTRSMKPKTHYGLNEALLHPDHSKPKSRRDFLAQGFKLGGATMLGVSINSLLSSRAHALSSNLLTDPDSYTPTGTCDLNPAAGGRKIPFICFDLAGGANISGSNVLVGGPGGQLDLLSAGGYQKLGLPADLNPNPSSAADTFIDDSLGLLFHSESAMLSGIKEKCSAATMAATNGAVIPSRSDNDTGNNPHNPMYGIYDAQARGGLVQLIGSEVSASGGNSMAPNSYMALYPDIRPTKISSPSDAAGLVDVGSLNSLFADSADTLAVMESMKRITDYKLGISDTLMTNDEALKQRLSCEYLRSADTYEKFDSPDKIDPSKDPLIVGASGIFGVDEFNGDREFRKAASVMKLVIDGHAAAGTIEMGGYDYHTGDRNTGEGRDLRAGRCIGACIEYAMRRRTPLMLYVFSDGSVASDGSIERMAGLGQGKCVWSGDNSSTGSAFFLVIDPDGGRPSLLDMGPNGADDPLTHQQIGWMRDDASVETSATPAANNVNMLVETVILNYMALHGEEGSFAADRGLGSETNNRRYRAFTQLASVSGGIINPPPIT, encoded by the coding sequence ATGACTAGATCAATGAAACCAAAAACCCATTACGGGCTTAATGAAGCACTGCTTCACCCTGACCACAGTAAGCCAAAGTCACGCCGTGATTTTTTAGCACAGGGTTTTAAGTTGGGTGGGGCGACGATGCTGGGCGTTTCTATAAATAGCCTGTTGAGTTCAAGGGCGCATGCCTTATCGTCAAATTTATTGACGGACCCTGATAGTTACACGCCAACGGGAACGTGTGATTTAAATCCCGCTGCAGGTGGGAGAAAAATCCCGTTTATTTGTTTTGACCTTGCTGGTGGCGCCAATATCTCTGGCTCTAATGTGCTGGTGGGTGGTCCTGGTGGACAGCTGGATCTATTAAGTGCCGGCGGCTATCAGAAACTGGGTTTGCCGGCGGATTTAAATCCTAATCCTTCTTCGGCGGCGGATACTTTTATTGATGATTCTTTGGGCTTATTGTTTCATAGCGAAAGTGCCATGTTGTCCGGTATTAAAGAAAAATGTTCGGCGGCGACAATGGCGGCGACTAATGGTGCCGTTATTCCCAGTCGTTCTGATAATGACACAGGTAACAATCCGCATAATCCAATGTATGGCATTTATGACGCGCAAGCACGAGGTGGTCTCGTGCAGTTAATCGGTTCAGAAGTGAGCGCTAGTGGTGGCAATTCAATGGCTCCCAATTCTTATATGGCGCTATATCCTGATATTCGCCCTACCAAAATTTCCAGCCCTAGTGATGCCGCTGGCTTGGTGGATGTGGGATCACTGAATAGCCTGTTTGCTGACTCAGCAGATACTTTGGCAGTTATGGAATCGATGAAGCGGATTACTGATTATAAGCTTGGTATTAGCGATACGCTGATGACTAATGATGAAGCATTAAAGCAGCGCTTAAGCTGTGAATATCTACGTAGCGCCGATACCTATGAAAAATTCGATAGTCCTGACAAAATTGATCCATCAAAAGACCCGTTAATTGTTGGCGCTAGCGGTATTTTCGGTGTCGATGAGTTTAATGGCGACCGGGAATTCCGAAAAGCAGCGTCAGTAATGAAATTAGTGATTGATGGTCATGCAGCGGCTGGCACCATTGAAATGGGCGGCTATGATTATCATACCGGCGACCGTAATACCGGTGAGGGTAGAGATTTACGCGCTGGCCGTTGCATTGGTGCCTGTATTGAATACGCGATGCGTCGTCGCACTCCGCTGATGCTGTATGTGTTCAGTGATGGCTCGGTGGCCAGTGATGGCTCTATCGAGCGGATGGCCGGTTTGGGGCAGGGTAAGTGTGTATGGTCGGGTGATAATTCATCTACCGGTTCTGCATTCTTTTTAGTGATTGACCCTGATGGTGGGCGTCCCAGTTTGTTGGATATGGGACCAAATGGTGCTGATGATCCATTAACCCATCAACAAATTGGTTGGATGCGTGATGATGCCTCGGTAGAAACCTCTGCCACTCCGGCAGCAAATAACGTTAACATGTTAGTCGAAACAGTTATTCTTAATTATATGGCCTTACATGGTGAAGAAGGCAGTTTTGCCGCCGACCGGGGACTGGGGTCGGAAACCAATAATCGTCGCTATCGTGCCTTTACACAACTGGCGAGTGTGAGTGGTGGTATTATCAATCCACCACCAATAACCTAG
- a CDS encoding AraC family transcriptional regulator has product MLNIPFFKTWAVLCLLALCPSLMAQEPPLADDLQTLKSQVLELNKDLFILEEELLFPSNTQLAVFISLDVGHYFALDAVKLTVDGEVVSHFLYTDRQLDALRRGGVHRLFVGNIKSGWHELVAVFTGRGPQGRDYRRATSLTFNKLADAKNLELKIVDSTAMQQPEFAVKEW; this is encoded by the coding sequence GTGTTGAACATACCCTTTTTTAAAACCTGGGCTGTGCTGTGTCTATTAGCGCTGTGCCCGTCGCTTATGGCGCAAGAACCGCCACTAGCTGATGATCTGCAAACCTTAAAATCCCAAGTGCTGGAACTGAACAAAGATCTGTTTATTCTGGAAGAAGAATTATTATTTCCATCTAATACCCAATTGGCGGTGTTTATCTCTTTGGATGTCGGTCATTATTTCGCTTTGGATGCAGTGAAGTTAACAGTGGATGGTGAAGTCGTCAGCCATTTTCTCTATACAGATAGACAGTTAGACGCATTGCGCCGTGGCGGTGTCCACCGCTTGTTTGTCGGCAATATCAAAAGTGGCTGGCATGAGTTGGTGGCGGTGTTCACCGGTCGTGGGCCGCAGGGACGAGATTATCGTCGGGCAACCAGTTTAACGTTTAATAAGTTGGCTGATGCAAAAAATCTGGAATTAAAAATTGTCGATTCAACGGCTATGCAGCAACCTGAGTTTGCCGTTAAAGAGTGGTGA
- a CDS encoding SH3 domain-containing protein has translation MTHRPGRYYPIFYVAERGETVEVLFQRTDWYKVRHPRGKEGWVYVDEMALTVDHLGEPLKVNQANFDGFKERQWEAGFMAGDFGGNDALSVYGGYHFTRNLSAELEYTESFGTVSDGQAVTLNLVHQPFPDWRYSPFLTIGGGIRDTNPKSNLVSTEDRSDNAANVGAGMRIYLTRRIFVRLQYKNYAVLTDRDDDEEVEEWKIGISAFY, from the coding sequence ATTACACACAGGCCCGGCCGCTACTACCCCATATTTTATGTCGCCGAGCGCGGCGAAACCGTTGAAGTGCTATTCCAGCGCACTGACTGGTATAAAGTGCGCCACCCTCGCGGCAAAGAAGGCTGGGTTTACGTGGACGAGATGGCGCTAACAGTTGATCATCTTGGCGAGCCCCTTAAAGTCAATCAGGCTAACTTCGACGGTTTTAAAGAGCGTCAATGGGAAGCCGGATTTATGGCAGGCGATTTTGGCGGCAACGACGCCTTAAGTGTTTACGGTGGCTATCACTTCACCCGCAACTTATCCGCGGAGCTGGAATACACCGAGTCATTCGGCACTGTTTCTGATGGCCAGGCAGTGACACTCAATCTCGTTCACCAACCGTTTCCCGATTGGCGCTATTCGCCATTCCTGACTATCGGTGGCGGAATACGCGATACCAACCCAAAATCTAATTTAGTCTCCACAGAGGACCGCAGTGATAACGCGGCTAATGTAGGAGCTGGCATGAGAATTTACCTGACGCGCCGTATTTTTGTGCGGCTGCAATACAAAAACTACGCGGTGCTCACCGACCGCGACGACGATGAAGAAGTGGAAGAATGGAAAATTGGTATCAGCGCTTTTTATTAA
- a CDS encoding outer membrane beta-barrel domain-containing protein — translation MENWYQRFLLSSTLLASLCSPTWADEGGPIQVIEPEIDRRTIERAAIDTENIELSLFYGIISIEDFDSAEVIGLRAAWHVTDAIFFEASYGQAQGDLTSYEQISGGLPLFSDEDRDYLYYNLAVGWNIFPGEVFLFDHAFNSAFYLIGGAGSTDFVGDKWFTVTFGAGYRLLLTDSIAWHIDVRDHFFDREIFTIEETTNNIEFTTGISVFF, via the coding sequence ATGGAAAATTGGTATCAGCGCTTTTTATTAAGCAGCACATTACTAGCCAGTCTTTGCAGCCCGACATGGGCGGATGAAGGCGGCCCAATTCAAGTCATTGAGCCTGAGATTGATCGCCGCACCATTGAGCGCGCTGCTATCGATACTGAAAATATCGAACTCAGTCTTTTTTACGGCATTATCAGCATCGAAGACTTCGACAGCGCGGAAGTCATCGGTTTGCGTGCAGCCTGGCACGTCACCGATGCCATTTTTTTCGAAGCCAGTTACGGTCAGGCGCAAGGAGACCTAACCAGCTACGAGCAAATCAGTGGCGGCCTGCCCTTATTCAGTGATGAGGATCGTGACTACCTCTATTACAACCTTGCCGTAGGCTGGAATATTTTTCCCGGTGAAGTATTTTTATTTGATCACGCATTCAACTCTGCCTTTTATTTAATTGGCGGCGCTGGCAGCACCGATTTTGTCGGCGACAAATGGTTTACTGTTACCTTCGGCGCAGGCTACCGTTTATTACTCACCGACAGTATTGCCTGGCATATTGATGTCCGCGACCATTTTTTTGATCGTGAAATTTTTACTATTGAAGAAACCACCAACAACATTGAATTCACCACCGGCATCAGTGTCTTTTTCTAA
- a CDS encoding LamG domain-containing protein, translating into MKKIISMLSPYWKIAFLTSAMFLIACSGGSGGGGSDRVADISGGSGDGTFVYNGASPQSDEVQSFKIAFYDNLVIEERCGRCHTPGGEAGSIDFVNRDDVNLAWQAAKLRVNLVEPSSSAIVTKVAGGHQCWLGSDKAATCAVTLTGYIEAWASGASQGVSLVSLSPRTIYSPDAEIKFFPPDLVDAQDLGAPIDDLMTLTRTYCSNCHNEAVAVPQAPYFASSDDDIAYAALKTKVDLNNPAQSRLVLRLADDQHQCWSDCESDAATMNTAIQNFAALVAVSGVDDNLAFSMAQTLSGDGIAAASGGRYETDIIAKWEFREGSGVTVADTSGTRPEIELTLSGEVTWLGGGGVRFDGGKAQGGVGSSEKLANLISTTGEYSIEAWVAPYNVTQEDAWMIGYSGGVNNRNFLAAQNLYAYDFYNRGSVNDDNGAGEPLVTTENDAVDFAQAALQHVVMTYDPIAGRKIYVNGVDTGAVDDVGGGLINSWNTSFALTLGNSVGFDRPWLGAMRMVAVHNRKLTVEQINLNFEAGVGTSYYLLFSVADLVDEPNCRVTTVDAASSDYCYVGFNVSEYDEFSYLFKTPFFVNLNPSDNSINFNLEGIRLGINSKLANVGQAFLNISDSISDNNFTEIDPQLVNNGQLLSPIGTIIALESGPDQDVFFLAFDEIGSNTSVVSDGADNSGSFSYSLVGVESPDLAMKTFDEINKTYAEITGVSSSRSEPAGAAFYNLKLQLPSVADFKTFSSSHVMAATQLAAAYCDELVADVALRESFFPGFFAAGSAPLDAEAVADSSWNDDVVAPLVNKGMNTGVFDAAGRTKIEGEVKNLIDLLRDCGGTCASDKTYEVVKGACIATLTSGAVMVD; encoded by the coding sequence ATGAAAAAAATAATCAGCATGCTCAGCCCGTACTGGAAGATAGCGTTTTTAACATCGGCAATGTTTTTAATCGCCTGTAGTGGCGGCAGTGGTGGTGGCGGTAGTGACCGGGTAGCAGATATTAGTGGCGGTAGCGGTGATGGTACGTTTGTGTATAACGGTGCGTCACCACAAAGCGATGAAGTACAGAGTTTTAAAATAGCGTTTTACGATAACTTAGTGATTGAAGAGCGTTGTGGTCGCTGCCATACGCCCGGTGGTGAAGCCGGGTCTATCGATTTTGTAAATCGCGATGATGTCAATCTGGCGTGGCAAGCAGCAAAATTACGGGTCAATTTAGTGGAGCCGTCGTCCTCGGCAATAGTCACTAAAGTGGCCGGTGGTCACCAGTGCTGGTTGGGTTCCGACAAAGCAGCAACCTGTGCTGTTACTCTGACGGGCTATATCGAAGCGTGGGCAAGTGGCGCTTCTCAGGGTGTGAGCCTGGTGTCCTTATCGCCGCGCACTATTTACAGCCCGGATGCCGAAATAAAATTTTTCCCGCCGGATTTAGTGGATGCGCAGGATCTGGGCGCGCCCATTGATGACTTAATGACCTTGACCCGAACTTATTGTAGCAATTGCCACAACGAAGCGGTGGCGGTGCCGCAAGCGCCCTACTTCGCCAGTAGTGATGACGACATTGCTTATGCGGCGTTAAAAACCAAAGTGGATTTAAATAACCCCGCGCAGTCGCGATTAGTATTACGTCTTGCGGACGATCAGCATCAGTGCTGGTCTGATTGCGAGAGTGACGCAGCGACAATGAATACGGCTATTCAAAACTTTGCAGCGCTCGTTGCTGTGTCAGGTGTGGATGACAATTTAGCTTTCAGTATGGCCCAGACATTAAGTGGTGATGGCATCGCCGCAGCTTCAGGTGGTCGCTATGAAACTGACATTATTGCCAAGTGGGAGTTTCGTGAAGGCAGTGGAGTAACTGTGGCAGACACCAGTGGTACTCGCCCAGAAATTGAATTAACGCTTTCCGGTGAGGTGACCTGGCTGGGTGGCGGTGGTGTTCGCTTTGATGGTGGCAAGGCTCAGGGTGGTGTCGGTTCCAGTGAAAAGCTGGCTAACTTAATCAGTACCACGGGTGAATACAGTATTGAAGCCTGGGTCGCGCCTTACAATGTTACACAGGAAGATGCCTGGATGATTGGCTATTCCGGTGGCGTAAATAACCGCAATTTTTTAGCCGCACAAAATCTCTATGCCTATGATTTTTACAATCGCGGCAGTGTCAATGATGATAATGGTGCAGGCGAACCCTTGGTCACTACAGAAAATGATGCGGTGGATTTTGCCCAGGCCGCACTGCAACATGTGGTGATGACTTACGACCCCATTGCCGGTAGAAAAATTTATGTTAACGGTGTTGATACAGGCGCTGTTGATGATGTGGGTGGGGGTTTAATTAATAGTTGGAATACCTCCTTTGCGCTGACGTTGGGTAATAGCGTCGGTTTTGACCGGCCGTGGTTGGGTGCTATGCGGATGGTGGCGGTACATAATCGCAAATTAACTGTGGAGCAAATTAATCTTAATTTTGAGGCCGGTGTGGGCACTAGTTATTATTTGTTATTCAGTGTCGCTGATTTAGTCGATGAGCCGAATTGTCGCGTAACTACGGTGGACGCAGCGAGTAGTGATTACTGTTACGTGGGCTTTAATGTAAGCGAGTACGATGAGTTCAGTTATTTATTTAAAACGCCATTTTTTGTTAACTTGAACCCCAGTGATAATAGTATCAATTTTAATCTCGAAGGCATTCGCCTGGGTATCAACAGTAAACTGGCAAATGTTGGCCAGGCTTTTCTCAATATTTCAGACAGCATTAGTGATAACAACTTTACTGAGATTGACCCGCAGTTGGTGAATAACGGTCAGCTGTTATCACCTATCGGCACTATTATTGCGCTGGAGTCCGGCCCGGATCAGGATGTGTTTTTTCTGGCGTTTGATGAAATTGGCAGTAATACCAGCGTGGTGTCTGATGGCGCTGATAATAGCGGTAGTTTCAGTTATTCCTTGGTCGGTGTTGAATCCCCTGATCTGGCGATGAAAACTTTTGATGAAATTAATAAAACCTATGCTGAAATTACCGGTGTCTCTAGCTCGCGCTCCGAACCTGCGGGTGCGGCTTTTTATAACCTGAAATTGCAACTGCCTAGCGTGGCTGATTTCAAGACTTTTTCATCGTCACATGTCATGGCAGCTACGCAATTAGCGGCGGCTTATTGCGATGAGTTGGTGGCAGATGTGGCATTGCGTGAGTCGTTTTTCCCTGGCTTTTTTGCGGCCGGCTCGGCACCGCTTGATGCAGAGGCTGTTGCCGATAGTAGCTGGAATGATGATGTGGTAGCGCCGCTGGTAAACAAAGGGATGAATACCGGTGTGTTTGACGCTGCTGGACGGACAAAAATCGAGGGAGAGGTAAAAAACTTGATTGACCTGCTAAGGGATTGTGGTGGTACGTGCGCGTCCGATAAAACCTATGAAGTGGTAAAGGGTGCTTGTATAGCAACCCTTACCAGTGGCGCAGTGATGGTGGACTAA